From Drosophila yakuba strain Tai18E2 chromosome 2L, Prin_Dyak_Tai18E2_2.1, whole genome shotgun sequence, one genomic window encodes:
- the LOC122319500 gene encoding uncharacterized protein LOC122319500, with protein sequence MFLKLLNCRPGNSECLAIYASRMVTSLVNKWKGLDAERIAVSVVLGHLANFDRRVQRIAYTAEIKNRRDLQAELQVFAFDKRTHHSGNEESGAKRAKLASLKCHLCGKMGHKMIDCRNKKQSAGMSRQDQRGSQPFQQHFKDNITCYRCREQGHIASQCPIII encoded by the coding sequence ATGTTTTTGAAGTTATTAAACTGTCGCCCCGGCAACAGTGAATGCCTTGCGATATACGCTAGTCGCATGGTGACTTCGCTTGTCAACAAGTGGAAGGGCTTGGATGCTGAGAGGATTGCGGTGTCCGTGGTTTTGGgacatttggccaactttgaCCGCCGAGTGCAAAGAATTGCATACACTGCCGAGATCAAAAATAGACGTGACCTACAGGCTGAGTTGCAGGTCTTCGCTTTTGACAAGCGCACACATCATTCTGGAAATGAGGAATCTGGAGCAAAGCGAGCTAAGTTGGCGTCACTGAAGTGCCATCTTTGCGGAAAGATGGGGCACAAAATGATTGATTGCCGAAACAAGAAGCAGAGCGCCGGCATGTCCAGACAGGATCAACGAGGAAGCCAACCATTTCAGCAGCATTTTAAAGACAATATAACTTGCTATCGTTGCCGAGAGCAAGGTCATATAGCCTCACAATGCCCTATCATAATATGA
- the LOC122319459 gene encoding uncharacterized protein LOC122319459: MTEVSDVLAQPSDVNKYEHLKEIIIKRFTESPDRQLQRALLELDLGDKKPSQLLRQMTTLADSRASADALRVRWLSQLPQHVQRSLKLLRSATLEAQAALADDLMEEESGSFVMAAGPSSAQFRGNTREYPPAAGTSVVDALKRDIAAIKASLTRLQNMQPSSHSCPADRNEQQLRAPRVCFYHAKFGPNARKCSSPCAWVPQQGN, encoded by the coding sequence ATGACTGAAGTATCTGATGTTCTGGCGCAACCCTCGGATGTCAACAAATACGAGCACCTGAAGGAGATTATCATCAAGCGCTTTACGGAATCACCGGACAGACAGTTGCAGCGCGCTTTGCTGGAGCTTGACCTTGGGGACAAGAAGCCCTCGCAGCTCCTTCGGCAAATGACAACTCTTGCTGACAGTCGCGCGTCTGCAGACGCCTTGCGAGTCCGCTGGCTCTCTCAGCTACCGCAGCACGTACAACGGAGTTTGAAGCTCCTACGCTCAGCAACTTTGGAAGCGCAAGCTGCACTCGCTGACGATCTCATGGAGGAGGAATCGGGTTCTTTTGTCATGGCTGCTGGGCCCTCCTCGGCACAATTCAGAGGCAACACCCGCGAATACCCGCCGGCAGCTGGCACAAGTGTCGTGGACGCCTTGAAACGCGACATCGCTGCCATCAAGGCCTCTTTAACTCGTCTCCAGAACATGCAGCCCTCCAGCCATTCTTGCCCAGCCGATCGCAACGAGCAGCAACTCCGAGCACCACGTGTCTGTTTTTATCATGCCAAATTCGGACCAAATGCACGAAAATGCTCCTCGCCCTGTGCCTGGGTGCCACAGCAGGGAAACTAA